The Nicotiana sylvestris chromosome 6, ASM39365v2, whole genome shotgun sequence genomic sequence CAACCTTTCTTCAATGCATCAAAGCACACATAAAAGTAAACAAAGAGATTTTTTCATGGCTCAGTTTCACTGTCCATCCTTACCCAACATGAGCTACCAGGATTGGTCTGTTTTATCATATCAGCATAATCACATAACCTTGCAAACTCCATATTCCAATCACTCATGGACTCTCTGAAAACACGCAACTTAGCCCTATAACAAATTGTCTTGCCAACATACAATCCTAGCTTGTCCCTACACAACTCCTGTATTTCCCATATCCTTTTGTGGGGTTGCTTAGTTATTTCATCTTTGAATTTCTTTGCAACAAACTTTGAAGTGCATAACTTATTCTTGTTTGAAGTATCACATTTGTGTACTGGGTAGTAGTTATTTACTTTAAAATCACCTGAATCTCTATCAATACAAGCATAACACACCCATTTGCATCTCTTTGATTTACACTTAGCCCTCACCCTATGTGGTTCATTTGGTCTCAATTTAATCTGCACCTTGTACTCAATTGCATAATTTGCTAATGCTTTCCGAAACTCTATAGCATTCTCAAAAATCATTCCAAGTCAAATATAGCAACTTCACAATCAGGATCATACCTGATTTTTGTACTCATCCTTCTTGCTGGTATATCAACACCAGGAATAGCTTCAGGATCTAACTCTTTTGTGCTATCTTCACTATCAGCCTCTGAACTATCAATAAACTGCTCATCACCACCTAATTTACCTACATATCTTGAAGTCTTGTTTATTCCAATATCCTCAAATCCTTTGTCAATGCCTGCTTCTCTTAGTGGTATCTCATCTGTTGCAATTGGCTTTTTCCTCTGCTTACCCTGCCTCTTGCTCCTCCTTTCAGCCCTTAGAGATCTCAATTCGTCATCAACATCTAAATCATCATCTTTAGGAAGAATATCTTCATCTGATTCACTACCCTCAACATCTGATTGCACTCCATCTTCATTAACATTATG encodes the following:
- the LOC104231712 gene encoding uncharacterized protein translates to MIFENAIEFRKALANYAIEYKVQIKLRPNEPHRVRAKCKSKRCKWVCYACIDRDSGDFKVNNYYPVHKCDTSNKNKLCTSKFVAKKFKDEITKQPHKRIWEIQELCRDKLGLYVGKTICYRAKLRVFRESMSDWNMEFARLCDYADMIKQTNPGSSCWKGWLEGCRRIIGFNGCFLKGACKGELLVIVDKNGNQQMFPIAWAVVDHETKHSWSFFINYLKDDLQLGTGEGLTVMEDMQKGFAAALNEVLPNAEFRMCARHIWSNWHKKWKEEEKRK